A stretch of the Desulfurellaceae bacterium genome encodes the following:
- a CDS encoding HAMP domain-containing histidine kinase, whose translation MAGVGGVLAVAGVFAFNLGYIGLYWAFLPLLGLGAFLFIEVGEDFFLSLVLLAAAGTLVYAVGLFALPVLVLSVGLMAPFSLVLQGRGVNTIPSTVRDDAHPGWRTLELVSLLLITLFARYAVYRSGGGRIPLQIGEFGPLVLFVLSELAGWMVFALGYGWQHRLRYGVLYTPGLDFASSLPSLLVTGVFLVSPHVAIMTLGLNTVGVAGLYLACLPVGAAHVFMRTLTLRRAEIARQNLQLQEMTRELVRNERMAAIGQISSTLSHQLLQKVGLLGLQCDLLQDSLRDPQVSPTQRLSEVGQQAEQLDEAIRDLNTTLSDLLIFSREVAVQRQSHRIAELLREVSQELQSVAAARQVELVCTGAEQDCEVFLDRIKLKQAVINLVTNAIDASLPGGRVELALSRDADRVRVAIRDQGEGIAEANLEHIFSPFFSTKETGSGLGLPFAQKIVELHQGTLRADNNAEGGATFVVEMPRRRVAQTN comes from the coding sequence GTGGCGGGGGTGGGTGGGGTGCTGGCCGTGGCCGGCGTGTTTGCCTTCAACCTGGGCTATATCGGGCTGTACTGGGCGTTTCTGCCCCTGTTGGGCCTCGGCGCCTTCCTGTTCATTGAGGTCGGTGAGGACTTTTTTCTGTCCCTCGTCTTGCTGGCCGCAGCCGGCACACTGGTGTACGCCGTCGGTCTGTTCGCCCTGCCGGTTCTTGTCCTGAGTGTCGGACTGATGGCTCCGTTCAGCCTGGTGCTACAGGGACGCGGCGTGAACACGATTCCGAGCACGGTCCGCGACGATGCCCATCCGGGCTGGCGCACGCTCGAGCTGGTATCTCTGTTGCTAATTACCCTGTTTGCCCGCTACGCGGTGTACCGATCTGGGGGCGGCCGGATTCCGCTCCAGATCGGCGAGTTCGGTCCTCTGGTTCTGTTTGTCTTGAGCGAACTCGCCGGATGGATGGTGTTCGCCCTGGGCTATGGCTGGCAGCACCGTTTGCGCTATGGCGTGCTGTACACGCCGGGGCTGGATTTTGCCTCAAGCCTGCCCTCGCTGCTAGTAACCGGCGTCTTTCTGGTCTCTCCCCATGTTGCCATCATGACCCTGGGCCTGAATACGGTTGGGGTGGCCGGCCTGTATCTGGCTTGCCTGCCGGTCGGGGCGGCGCATGTATTCATGCGCACGCTGACCCTGCGTCGGGCCGAGATCGCCCGACAAAACCTCCAGCTGCAAGAGATGACCCGGGAGTTGGTGCGCAACGAGCGGATGGCGGCGATTGGCCAGATTTCCTCAACCCTGTCGCACCAACTCTTGCAGAAAGTCGGCCTGCTGGGCCTCCAGTGCGACCTGCTGCAGGACAGTCTGCGCGACCCCCAGGTGTCGCCCACGCAGCGGTTGAGCGAGGTCGGCCAGCAAGCCGAGCAGCTTGACGAGGCCATCCGCGATCTCAACACCACCCTGTCCGACCTGTTGATTTTTTCACGCGAGGTGGCCGTGCAGCGCCAGTCGCATCGCATTGCCGAGCTGTTGCGGGAGGTAAGCCAGGAACTCCAGTCGGTAGCCGCAGCGCGTCAGGTTGAGCTCGTCTGCACCGGAGCTGAGCAGGACTGTGAGGTCTTCTTGGACCGCATTAAGCTGAAGCAGGCTGTCATCAACCTGGTCACCAACGCAATTGACGCCTCTCTACCGGGCGGTCGAGTAGAACTGGCCTTGAGCCGCGACGCAGACCGTGTGCGGGTCGCCATCCGCGACCAGGGGGAGGGGATTGCCGAAGCCAATCTGGAACACATCTTCTCGCCCTTTTTTTCGACCAAGGAGACCGGGTCCGGGCTGGGGCTGCCGTTTGCCCAAAAGATTGTCGAACTCCACCAGGGGACACTGCGCGCCGACAATAACGCCGAAGGAGGGGCGACCTTTGTGGTCGAGATGCCGCGCCGCAGGGTTGCGCAGACTAACTGA
- a CDS encoding SDR family oxidoreductase — MELEGRVALVTGAARRLGREIALELAAAGADIILHVHTSSALELAAAIRRRGRRALILRADLSRVADVQQLSERALEFDGRVDVLVNNAALFYPTPIASLSTKQWRAFLNTNLTAAFCLGLYLGRAMRRQGAGKIIQLGDWSGLRPSRDYLAYCVSKGGIHALSAALAKALAPEVQVNTVAPGPVLPPVAYTAAELERLRRDTPLGRLGSPRDVVRTVRFLIEQGDFISGATYVPDGGWLVSGPDKES, encoded by the coding sequence GTGGAACTGGAGGGACGGGTTGCGCTGGTGACCGGGGCGGCCCGGCGGCTGGGACGGGAGATTGCCCTGGAGTTGGCTGCGGCTGGGGCGGATATCATTCTGCATGTGCATACCTCGTCCGCCCTGGAGTTGGCGGCCGCCATCCGCCGTCGTGGGCGGCGGGCGCTCATCCTCAGGGCGGATTTGAGTCGGGTGGCCGACGTCCAGCAGTTGAGCGAGCGAGCCCTGGAGTTTGACGGCCGGGTCGACGTGTTGGTGAATAATGCCGCCCTGTTTTACCCCACCCCCATTGCGAGCCTCAGCACCAAGCAGTGGCGCGCCTTTCTGAACACCAACCTGACTGCGGCCTTCTGCCTGGGGCTTTACCTGGGCCGGGCCATGCGTCGTCAGGGGGCGGGAAAAATCATTCAGCTGGGCGATTGGAGCGGACTGCGGCCGTCCCGGGACTATCTGGCCTACTGTGTCTCCAAAGGTGGCATCCACGCCCTGAGTGCGGCCCTGGCCAAGGCCTTGGCGCCCGAGGTGCAGGTCAATACGGTTGCGCCCGGCCCGGTCTTGCCCCCCGTCGCGTATACGGCTGCCGAGCTGGAGCGCCTGCGCCGTGACACGCCCCTGGGCCGGCTCGGCAGCCCGCGCGATGTGGTCCGGACGGTACGCTTTCTGATCGAGCAGGGAGATTTTATCTCGGGCGCGACGTACGTGCCCGACGGGGGGTGGCTGGTGAGTGGTCCGGACAAGGAATCGTGA